The genomic DNA atcccagcaggatgttgcgtacttgattcccttatatgatctcaccacaactaagaattcttacgacccaaagtcgaagactttaatagacaaatccgtatcacagagaaaagtctacggtaatagataaatccgtctcccacgaatatacctacgagtttttgttccgtcttttgataaatcaaggtgaacatgaaccaacccggacttatattcccgaagaaaaacctagtattattgatcacctcacaataatcttaatcgacgcagcgaaaaaaatattgcggaatcacaaacgatgagacgaagatgtttgtgaattctttttatcttacctatcggagataagtcTCAAGCcagttatttcaattgtactcgtaacgatagaaacggcaagatcaaatcacacaactacgataaaagtagtatcggtctggcttcacaatcccaatgaagtctttaagtcgttaacctggtttagaagaagaaaccaaaggttaaaggagaatcaactctagattaGTACAACTAGTATCGTACAGAAtatgtgggaattaggtttcccagtttctagagttctcccttatatagtctttcaaataagggttttcaatcaatgtttgcttgttaacaaagcattcaatattcaccgttagatgaaaacctgattagattcaagctaatatttctcaacctttggatcgaaaacttagcttgttacacacaaatgaaatgtccaattttgggtttatgaaccgtacccaaacattaacatttgttggttcaacaatagttaaccaatggttagccatatgatcactctcatatctaccatattcttcttcaccataactagtccaaatgactcaaattaactagttagagagttgttcaattgcaaggaaatcttatgtaactacacaagacacaatcgaagcaaaaacggtttgattcactcgaatcggttcatgaactttatagccacggtttgcaaaagcattccttagtttatttaaacatgagttcaagaacaaccggttttagatataaccactcaagttcacggactgggttcgcggacttaaactcatggaaggagtacacaaactccagcagaaattctcgggtttgagaacttcgccagtttgcggacttggctcacgccacttccatttctcttgataaacaaagttcgcaaactttggttcaaggaataaggacttatacatatatgtgtttccacaataatgtttatatcctaccaatggttatgtaatttaaactctcatttcaatcatttgaaacattttcagagaacgttatatatctgttattcacataccatttttcgtcagagcaatttccaaagtgattgaaacattacatgactttcgtcactaggaaaagatgaatttggctaaagcgaaagcttaccaacacacatttcgagaaatagatatacgagataaactcgcctcgaaatagcaaatgtgtataatgaaagtctataccaaaacgacttttgtctcaagagtaggagatagagtaaatagacttttgagtgacagataagttcaagtctccacataccttttagtcgatgaagatccaccagttccttgagtagtccttcgtcttatatgatgattgccatggagtcttgagctcaactacactttctatcctagtccgagacctttagctatataggctagaaatcaagacttatagttttgatcactaacattgacaaacatgcttgagataacaacgtatgcgagttcgaccgagcaatgctctaacactcacGGCACTGttttcttacagagtgacgtcacatcagatgtaaggttttatgatttcaaccctaaactaaaaaccaccatcaacactaacctctccagtggatttcaaaaaaaTTCTAAACTCTATTGCGATCTTGGGAtaaatggatgaaatatatgctcggcaatgatcatgtcatggctaatcttggagattgtggttgcgttgttggtccatccttgattttaggttatttggtgcctggactttctgattgcgatgatgatatactCTGAATGCTTGCATGGTCGATATCTTCTAGAGACAttggtgaagtagacgagctgagagcgttccgttgccgatgtgctgctatcaagtctttaaggacttcgttccaagagacatcctttgaaccatcttatgaatcttggactattgcatggaacggGATGCAGTGAACAATCCCCATTTATATttatgttagatccgatggcgtggacggatatgtgaatgtatctatgTGGCTtacttttggggtctttgatgcgcgtgtacggcttcatgttgagaaattcttgcggctcgtaaaacttcaacagtgatgatgttgaaatcggaaataacctggttgagggcagtgaaggcatcccattctggtagtccccatgtgtaattatcctgaacctattttctcgtggaagatgtgcttccgctgcattcactggtaaggtggtgattgtgtttaagcttctaaacatgaaggaggcttcagtccctaaacgtagcctactttaattgcatcccCTTGAATCCAcgctatgggatttgatacaatcttatcatactctcctgaatgtgatgctgggatgcttggaatatcacatggacaaaacattctggataccgaagaggtagaagtgagggagttatgtcgttaatcgtggctccctctgtctcttcaagaaaaatgtttcagccgcgtctctgggtttatctcatgaatgcttgattgttgtcggggatggaccatgatgagcagtccccagtcgcacttctctttggttactgaagttgttttctctgagtaggattTGGATCCGCCgcagcctcgtaaagtgttgcaggcgccttctagatagagaggtgatgatattattgcgctacacctttgaagggtggatgaccttgtcgtggataTGATTTTTGGTTGGCcgtgtcttctgagatttgacagtgaagggatacCGTGtaaagcctcagtccccaagtgtggtttacatgtttctatcttgtatggtcggtgagttgaccatgataaagatatcatcttgcatccgtactggtgactttattacttcttccacgtgaaactaaaacatggagaagtatggattaccttcgtagtggttgttgctatggtaaagctctgacaaacgagcaacaacagttcttggcagcagatgtgatcggaagagaatacatcgtcgtgggaaccaaaataggttggatgaaattgcatgggcgtccatggaagcaaagggattggatgGATGCATAAGGGAGTAAACTTCCCAAGGCCACGAGGTTTGGtgggatggatcaaaaagtggccacaactacgaaccttggctggctgtgatcacgatccttgacagggaggagtgtcgacttctggagaaaacgttgaagcggagcggctcttggagagaaacgttgaagcggcttctggagcgaaatgttgaagaggagcggcttctggaggtgagacgttgaagcggagcggcttctggagcgaaaagtaGCAGCGGATCTTGGAGCTTTGAAGCGCCAACGCAACACGActgagagcttgaaaatatatctcggcgctgcaccttggagaaataaaaagtctcacacacatgctttgtcatagattacatggttttgtgaacagagtacccagaaagcattaatgcataactccatcaattgatgttcggtcatatttggtttatgacaatctaacgcccgaattctgaatcccttgactaatcattcggatgttcattgtttcgcttttgagttgtggccatgtctgtctgagccttagcaaaaacttctgatatttccatcaaatcagcaatggtaataagggattggcttcctctggctcccccagtctctcgtcctgatggtggagtagcagcggctctggtgactgttggaggtgtcacacttgaagaaacgttggggatGGCGGAAGCGGCTTTGGCTCTGGTGactggaggtgtaacgcctgaaggaacgttttccgcgccgctggtgttgacaggtggcgtattaatgccactagaagaaacgttaataccaagagtaatctcagcgctagtgttttcagggtttgttgctgatctggacctgagttctaccatcttgagatcgaaaTTGAAAATATGAAATTGGAAAAGTATTGCAAACGAGAGACtagtctcccactgtggtcgccaattgtttgagacgTGAAAACCGtttatgctgattttggtaattttgggtgtgtggatgagaaacgaatctaaaccctaaacaatgcactgcacgtgagtacttttgattcgagagatcaatctgtacaatcctggcctaaaccaagaaatggccattccaggcttgcttcggttacaaagtgaaggagaagggttggtcttagggagggaagcaaagagagtgttgagaccagaatggttaattctgaagatgtggcttgttttttgacttgtatcagaaagtgaaactggcttgcagagtgaaaagctatcagttcttggtaatttttggatactatgttgttgccgaccaaaacttgttttttggtgaaaataggtgaagcctatttatacaagtcatattgaaacgtaaccTGAtcccgtaggaagtggaaacaattgagtggtggaagaatagagtaacgtgtaaccgtcagacattatgcttccatgattcgggaagtgaattcgtgtaaccgtcagtcattacgcttccatgatgaaggtaatgaattgtttacaccgttacttttcaccaccactaattatcctacttcatgacactttcttgtaactggcacattgcacgccgcacgctgtaaaccgtcagactaataccctgatgaatatcccccagtttgtgacatgtttgatgtctcgagtgtttccgtGGAAAACGTGtggcaggttgctatgtgtgtcaagtcaaagtcaagagactttgcaTAGGAAAATATCATGATGTTATTAGGCTTTCcttggtcggccgcctaaaacttgccacaagtccgtcagtttgggggcgaacttgaatggttgagattacatctcatgaggaagggtagccgttgattatggccacatctttgttGTGTAGCAAAGTGGCGAcattagcatagtggcgcctggcgtagccgtggcgtaGCGGGTTGCCTGGGGCTTGCCGCAAGTtcgtcagttcagtggcgaacttggatggctgagattgcatctcatgaggaagagtggccatttattatggccgcatcttgttgtataacaAAGTGActccattggcatagtagcgtctggtggagccatggcatagcagTATGCTAGTggaatgccaatggcgtagccgcggcatagcggcatactagtagccgtggcatagcgacatgctagtagctgtggcatggcggcatcCCAGTGGCGTAACCGTgacatggcggcatgctagtagccgtgacaAAGCGACATGCcggtggcgttgtggcatggccatgcctgtggcgttgtagcatgaccaaagctaagatttggctccatggccaaaattaaggcttggcggcgtggccaaggctaggattcggCGTCGtggtaaaattagggcttggcggcgtggccaaggctaggatttggcgccgtggtgataattagggcttggcggcgtttccagggctaggatttggcgtcgtggtaagaattagggtttggcggcgtggccaaggctaggatttggcgttgtggtaagaattagggcttgacggcatgaccaaggctaaagtggcattctatcgcggcagagtggcatgttggcatgtcgatcaatatgttgttatggtaaggcgcgtttggcttgccaggatggtggcgcggcagggtgcgtttggccttcaATGTACGGTGGAAAGTTCAGAGTAACTTGATTGGCCAATGACatgggccggccaaacataaggcgcggctacacttctggtgaaagtATGGAGGctttagtgcgacctgattggtcgattaaaagagggtcggccaagcatgggcgtggctacacttctagtaagagtgtggcggctttagagcgacctgattggtcgatgggaagtggggccgacaagtatgggcccagccacaacttatgtgcgcgtggctaatttgaggcgacacgattggtcgagagaaatagggCCAGTTTAGGAAGGggtgtggccaatggcaagtggcgccagttggactaaggcatggccacgcctccctttactgttatggctccctgttttctgattctgagcaAGGTTTTTCACCTGATAAtctatggcggattaattacctagtttgcctaggtttaatttcgacgAGAAAGGTCTGATATTCAGCGTGAGGCGcagaaccctaacttctgcaagttagtcagggcaattgattgaattctatgtgttgacacagaattcttttaagttcattgccagagagtgaacacaaattgtcatgccatatcaacattaagggttcagccggagataacatagaaagcattcaaaggaacttatatcaagtgaatataggcgaggcgccgaaatttacagaacatctgggatggttgttatattcgccagtctggataaatttcatgtaagtatattgaacgactcaataaatatgtaggtggagaggttagcactcacggcaccgtttccttacaaagtgacgtcacatcagatgcaaggttttacgatttcaaccctaagctaaaaaccaccatcgacAATAATCTGTCTAagatagagttagggttttggtgaatGTGCCAAACTCGTTTCATGAGTAGTGCTTTGTTGTGTTCCTTACTACTTCGGATACCGAGCCCTCCTTGTGATTTGGGTTTGTGGAGCTTGTCTTTTCGCAGTGGGTGGAGTTTTCTGATTGAAGAATCGTTATCCCAGAAGAAGTTTGTCGTGATACGATCCATTTTTTGGTGGATATGAGAAGGAAGGATTCGGGTTTGCATGAGGTGGTTGGAAGTAGGGGTTAGTGATGATTTTATGAGATCGAATCTTCCTTACTGGTTGAGGCATTTGGTCATCCATCCTTTTGCCTTACGTGCCAGCCGTTGAAGCAGAGGGAAAAATATGTGGCTAGAGGATCTACCATATTTAAATTGTACTCCTAAATAGGTAGGGGGGttcgatgttgttggtatgttgAAATCTTGGGTTAATTATATATCTGGGGTTGTTCTAGCTTCGGATGATGTATCAGTGCGGATTTAGAGTCGTTGATGTGTTGACCCGCCGAGGTGTCGTAAGCCTGTAGCAGTTGTTTGAGGTGATTGGTGCCTTGTGGAGTTGTTTATATGTTATCAAGAGATCATCCGCGTACATAAGTTGCAGTGTTAGTGGAGATTTTGAGAAATGCGGAGCCCCTCTATCAATATAGCCCATCTGATCCATTAAATTGAGAAACGGTTGTGTTTGTGCATATGAAACCGGTCTGCCTCCTTTTTTCCAATTGATCCAAAACTTCGTTGAAATCTCCCAGTAACAGCCAAGGTGTTTCAGTGTTAGGAAAAATTGTTGGAAAATCTTCCCACAGATTTTTCCTTGGGTCAGGATGTGGTGGGCCATATATACTCGTACAAAATCAAGGTTGAGCTGGAGGAGCAGGTGTGACGAGCATGAATATAACTTTGGGACTTCAGGATGATTTGGATGTTGACCTCGGTGGGGGCAATTTGTATTTAAGCCATCTGATGTTGGATACACTGCGCCCAAAAGGTGAGCCTCGTGACTTTTCTTGGTCAATGGTCATCTGTTTCTGGACGCATCCACTAAAATACTTCAGAAACCCCTAACAATTCATACACCTAACAAAATATTATACCCCAAATCCAACGGACCGATACACACCGAAGTTGCGGGGAAGGAATAGGTAAAGCTAAAAACCTGAGAGGGCAAATTTCTTATATTCATTCTCCTTCTGAATCTAATctctagagagagagagagcgagAAACAATGGCGTCGACACTGTTGAAAACCTTCCTGGATCCAAAGAAGAACTGGTTAGCTGGTGTTCACAAGAAAGCCATAGCTAATCGTCTCACTCACTACGGTTAGTTTCATTCTTTTCTTAATCTGATttcatttggtttgattttttttttttagggtttgtaaaatttTGATTTAAtcgatgtatttttttttataggtCTTCGATATGACGATCTATATGATCCATTGATGGATTTGGATATCAAAGAAGCTTTAAATCGTCTACCTGTTGAAGTCGTTGATGCAAGGAATCAACGTCTTAAACGTGCCATGGATCTGTCTATGAAACACGAGTACCTTTCTCCAGAATTGCAGGTTCTTTTTCATTTCTTAAATCTCAATTTCTGTTtcattatttcttcttttgtAGCGAATGAATTGAATTTAGTTTTGCAATTGAAGAAGATCTGTTTAGTTTCTATTGTATATAAGTAGCTCATGTTAGATTCCAATTACTGAATGGAAATTTTATGAGGATGTTGCCAAGTATGTTTGTTTAGAATGTATACAAACACTATCCAGTTTCCTGGACCTTCGAAGTATGTTTGTCTTGATAAGGATGTTGTGCGAGGTTTAGATTTTAGATTGAGAATTATAAGAGGAATTTGTGGAATTATTGTATTGAATGAGCCTGCTTCTGTAATTCATTCCTTCGAAAATTATAAGAAGCACATTTTCAATCGATGACATATCATGGGTGAATGTAAATTTATGAGGATGTGCCAGTTATAATTGTTTTGAATGTAGACAGTATATAGTTTCTTGTACCTGTAAAGCACCTGTACTTCCAACAAGATGCTGCCCAGTATGTTTATTTTGAGTGTGCATACACTATCCTAGATACCTGGACATTTAAAGTATGTTTATCTTGATGAGGGTGATGCGAAGTTTGGGCTTTAGATTGAAGATTGAAAGAGGAATGAGTCTGCTTCTTTGGTTTATGCCTTTGGATCTTGAAATTTTATGCAGTATGGGATGATGTTGTACATTACTGAACATTCAAATAATAAATCAAGTGTTTAACTTTCTTTACAGTTGGtaacttgttttattatttttatatctcAAAAATATGTGTGTTCTTGTAAACCAACTATTTGTCTCATGAATATCATTAGTTAGAAAACGTTTCACATTTTCAAGAAAACAGTTACCCCATACTGCTTAGAATCATTGTGTTCTCATAGTATTAGGAATCAgtgtcttgtataggttgtggaAAGATAATGTATTTAAACTATTTAGTGGAAAGTGTACCTATTCACAGTCGGTTTTGTAGGTTGTTATTTGGTTGTCTTTGTTTAACATTGGTTGTTACCTGGTTGTCTTTGTTTTACATAGTCTTCATTCGATAGTTCGGAGCTCagtttttatttgtttatggaACCAGGTGGAACTAATTTGCTTTGTTATTTGTGCAGAAAATGCAGACACCATTCAGGACCTATCTTAGTGATATGTTGGCCCTGGTAATTTCGTTTGACCATTCTTTTGCTTAAATTTTTTGTTCCGAGGCGTTTTACTGTCGTTCTTTTTGGTACACTTTTTCATCTTGTGCTCTCCAAGTTCACTTTTGAGCCCATCATTTgtaaaacttgaatcattgtttgtTTATGCCTTTGCAGGTAAAGAGGGAGAATGCAGAGCGTGAGGCACTTGGAGCTTTACCTCTCTACCAGAGACAAATCCCGTaattggggattagttttcttttgttactCCCGTCGAACAGTGTTATTAATAATGTGGCTACAATGTTTGAGAGGCGTCAATTTAtactgttcttctttgttatttgGTTCCATATTTTTACAGCAATCCTGTAAACTTTTTATCCGATCTGCCTCCTGTTTTGAGAAGTGGGTGAAATGGCAACGTGTCTCCTCTATAAAAAAAATTAGCGCATTTTGTGAATTTTGAAATCCTACTGACAAGGAAATGCCTGCATAAAAACATTTTGCAGGCATTTCATAATTAGTTTTCTGTATGTGTAACTGCAAAgtatcatttattttttttatgtaattATGAAATGCCTGCATAAAAACATACTCGAAATATTTTTGGTTGGTTAATCGTTTACACTTACACATACAGAAATATGTTGTTGTTTTGGAtggacaaaaagaaaaacaaggacTAAATGACCACAGAGATCCGATTACAGTTAAGAAAAGACGAGATTTAGGGAGTTGttaccattgttggatataagctcAATACTCGAATAGCATACTAAGTGAGTTTATGAGCCATGGAATTGGCATCATTAAGCGGAATGTAGTTGGACTTCATACTTGAGAGAGCTGAGCTAATAACTCTGCCCCATTTTGACAGTCCTTGGTTGAATTTCATACTTGAGAGAAGCTAAATACTCTGCCCATTTCAATAGTCCATGAAATTCTCTAGGGATTGTCGAGTGATATAGAGAATGTTAGCAACTCTCTGAATGTCACCTTCTACAACAAGTTGGTTGTAATCTTTCTGAGAATCCACCTGTAAAGCAAGGAGAAATCAATTTTGCTCCACACCAGAGGTTGTTTTGGTGGAGAAGAGAAGAGCCATCACCTGAGATAGTACATCTACATGCCCAAGCTTACAGTGAAGAAGAGATTTGGCAAGCTGTCCACCATACTTTGCAGTTTGCAAGTTTATGAGCCATGGAATTGGCATCATTACGCTGAATATAGTTGAGTGTTACGAGATTTAGGCTAGTACTCTGACAGTCACCATGGGACACCAGCTTTCCACGTGTCATTAGGAGTGGCGCCACGTATGTATTCCAGTTATTCTGTATTCACAACCTAAAAGGGagtacacaaaaattacatttcCCAGCTCTCCGTCTTCCATTAGCATTTTCTTCAAACCCTAACCAGTTTTCCTCTTAACGTCGCATCCTCTGTAAACCCCTTTTTCTCCTGAACAAAGGATTTGATGGGGAACTTCAACATGTTTCCACTAGAGATCATTTTAGAAACACTCGCTCGTTTATCAACCGAATCAATTTTACACTGCAAATTAGTatgttgtgtacacatatatctcactatcggacacatgtatacagaaaggtacgtggagagcatgcaagccaaaacatcaaaacacgatgcgtcacgaagcaccaaataaacccctaggagttgctttatctcatccccagaagaggagctaagat from Papaver somniferum cultivar HN1 unplaced genomic scaffold, ASM357369v1 unplaced-scaffold_24, whole genome shotgun sequence includes the following:
- the LOC113341092 gene encoding cytochrome b-c1 complex subunit 7-2-like; the encoded protein is MASTLLKTFLDPKKNWLAGVHKKAIANRLTHYGLRYDDLYDPLMDLDIKEALNRLPVEVVDARNQRLKRAMDLSMKHEYLSPELQKMQTPFRTYLSDMLALVKRENAEREALGALPLYQRQIP